Proteins co-encoded in one Medicago truncatula cultivar Jemalong A17 chromosome 8, MtrunA17r5.0-ANR, whole genome shotgun sequence genomic window:
- the LOC11434041 gene encoding probable protein phosphatase 2C 33, which yields MGLCISGASLAPSTDTNYYYESPSFSSYTHKRDSGVEMGLHRVPGRIFLNGSSHVASLCCKQGRKGINQDAMLLWENFGSMEDVVFCGVFDGHGPFGHVVAKKVRNSFPLKLMEEWNSCLRDDYNNNNYNNNHFEILRESFLKASKFMDNELKLQYFMESYGSGTTAVTLLKKGDKLVTANVGDSRAVLGTLDPNGSLIALQLTTDLKPNLPREATRIRICKGRVFALDNDSAVPRLWLPNADSPGLAMSRAFGDFVLKDSGLISVPEVSYHRITDHDQFVVLATDGVWDVLSNNQVVNIVASAPRSSAAKLVVEAAVQAWKTKIPSKPDDCSAVCLFFHSNTNTNTPNTKTGIGTWEKRAKESPYKTKQKHL from the exons ATGGGATTGTGCATCTCAGGAGCTTCTTTAGCTCCTTCTACTgatacaaattattattatgaatctCCTTCATTTTCATCCTATACACATAAACGTGATTCGGGCGTGGAAATGGGGTTGCATAGAGTTCCTGGAAGAATATTCTTGAATGGTTCATCTCATGTTGCTTCCTTGTGTTGCAAGCAAGGCAGAAAAGGCATCAACCAGGATGCAATGCTTCTTTGGGAG AACTTTGGTTCCATGGAGGATGTCGTATTTTGTGGTGTATTTGATGGGCATGGACCTTTTGGACATGTGGTCGCCAAGAAAGTCAGAAATTCTTTCCCTTTAAAGCTAATGGAAGAATGGAATTCGTGTCTTCGTGatgattataataataataattataataataaccaTTTCGAGATATTGAGAGAATCATTTTTGAAAGCGTCTAAGTTTATGGACAACGAACTCAAATTGCAATATTTCATGGAATCTTATGGCAGTGGGACTACCGCTGTTACCTTGCTCAAGAAG GGCGACAAACTAGTTACTGCAAATGTTGGAGACTCGAGAGCTGTTTTAGGTACCCTAGATCCAAATGGTTCTCTTATTGCTCTTCAGTTGACAACAGACCTCAAGCCAAATCTTCCAA GAGAAGCAACGAGGATAAGGATTTGTAAAGGAAGGGTGTTTGCCCTAGACAACGATTCAGCAGTTCCTCGACTTTGGCTTCCCAATGCTGATTCACCTGGCCTAGCTATGTCACGAGCTTTTGGCGACTTTGTCCTCAAGGACTCAGGACTCATATCTGTTCCTGAAGTCTCCTATCACCGCATCACCGACCATGATCAGTTTGTTGTTTTAGCCACAGATGGGGTTTGGGATGTTTTATCCAACAATCAAGTTGTGAACATTGTGGCATCTGCTCCACGATCTTCGGCTGCTAAACTAGTTGTTGAGGCAGCTGTTCAAGCATGGAAGACTAAGATTCCATCTAAACCTGATGATTGCTCTGCAGTTTGCCTATTCTTTCATTCAAACACCAATACCAATACTCCTAACACTAAGACTGGTATAGGTACATGGGAGAAGAGGGCAAAAGAATCAccatacaaaacaaaacaaaagcaccTATAG